One Planctomycetota bacterium genomic region harbors:
- a CDS encoding 4'-phosphopantetheinyl transferase superfamily protein, whose translation MSIATRVPYPGESLSTGVRRLAAEVIRDHLRGHHGMIRIATVLPSGRPVATDSTGPLRVTVSLSHDDGLMAAAAAERCNVGVDVIASKARSSGLDFWLDPGEQRWEKRAGIPGLLWAAKESAYKASRLDTPFRPREIAVSPRGDDGFRFTWSNRWHVVIGSGRLLVDEGHVVAVATASRHGQRSTASAAERAACS comes from the coding sequence GTGTCGATCGCCACCCGGGTGCCTTATCCCGGTGAGTCGCTATCGACGGGCGTTCGGCGATTGGCCGCTGAAGTCATCCGGGACCACCTTCGTGGCCATCACGGCATGATTCGGATCGCGACCGTGCTGCCCTCCGGTCGGCCGGTTGCCACCGATTCCACTGGTCCCCTTCGGGTGACGGTGTCACTCTCCCACGACGATGGACTGATGGCGGCTGCGGCGGCGGAGCGGTGCAATGTCGGTGTTGATGTGATCGCGAGCAAAGCACGCTCATCGGGGCTCGACTTTTGGCTCGATCCGGGTGAGCAGCGGTGGGAGAAGCGAGCCGGGATTCCCGGTCTTCTCTGGGCGGCCAAGGAGTCGGCCTACAAGGCGTCTCGACTCGACACGCCGTTCCGACCCCGCGAGATCGCGGTTTCACCCCGCGGCGACGACGGGTTCCGGTTCACCTGGTCCAACCGCTGGCACGTGGTCATCGGCTCCGGCCGATTGCTCGTCGACGAAGGCCACGTTGTGGCAGTCGCAACCGCATCTCGGCATGGTCAGCGATCGACCGCGTCGGCCGCGGAGAGAGCAGCATGTTCTTGA
- a CDS encoding aromatic ring-hydroxylating dioxygenase subunit alpha yields the protein MFLSDTHLQQLFPPASYTSPAMFEAERERLLLPAWHLVTTMAEIPRVGDFITSRLLDHDIIVHHTEEGPRAFLNVCPHRFANLSSHRDGRQCRLTCQYHGWEFGADGSTRRIPDAPSFRPLEKGAFGLHRLYCETFGQLVFVRLGLGQTALDARFGPRHDDVSRAVASEHRLVVSWSREVAANWKVIIENNLESYHVGVVHRSTLGSMPDEEVCHHELSPVHSRFTAPGGVPGFIGDLQRTLLRRVGGEPSRKYHHCLFMPNLTVLWMDDISAVQTFEPMTSRTTRVTFRGFALYGSRRGPVVERCLRWLAARHLRFWGRVWEEDLRLFPDLQAGLENPVLPSPGLISRREERIHHFQRWVVDRLADAADGSTAVSTQSNAGGVA from the coding sequence ATGTTCTTGAGCGACACCCACCTGCAGCAGCTTTTCCCGCCAGCGTCGTATACCTCTCCGGCGATGTTCGAGGCGGAACGCGAAAGACTTCTGTTGCCGGCCTGGCATCTCGTCACGACCATGGCCGAGATCCCGCGGGTCGGCGACTTCATCACATCTCGGCTCCTCGATCATGACATCATCGTTCACCATACCGAAGAAGGCCCGCGGGCGTTCCTCAATGTTTGCCCCCACCGGTTCGCGAACCTTTCCAGTCATCGGGATGGACGGCAGTGTCGACTCACGTGCCAGTACCACGGCTGGGAATTCGGCGCTGACGGAAGCACGCGTCGGATTCCCGACGCGCCGAGCTTTCGGCCCTTGGAGAAAGGTGCGTTCGGGCTCCATCGACTGTACTGCGAGACATTCGGGCAGCTTGTGTTCGTGAGGCTGGGCCTCGGTCAGACGGCACTGGATGCACGATTCGGTCCGCGGCACGACGACGTCAGCCGCGCGGTCGCCAGCGAGCATCGGTTGGTGGTGTCCTGGTCGCGTGAAGTCGCGGCCAACTGGAAGGTGATCATCGAGAACAACCTCGAAAGCTACCACGTCGGCGTGGTGCATCGGTCAACGCTCGGATCGATGCCCGATGAAGAGGTCTGCCACCACGAATTGTCACCGGTTCACAGCCGTTTCACGGCACCAGGTGGTGTCCCGGGATTCATCGGTGACCTGCAGCGAACACTTCTCCGGCGGGTCGGCGGGGAGCCCTCGCGGAAGTATCACCATTGCCTGTTCATGCCAAATCTGACCGTGTTGTGGATGGATGACATCTCCGCGGTGCAGACCTTCGAACCGATGACCTCGAGGACGACGAGGGTGACTTTTCGCGGATTTGCGCTGTACGGCTCGCGGCGGGGGCCTGTCGTCGAGCGCTGTCTGCGTTGGCTTGCTGCCCGCCATCTGCGTTTCTGGGGCCGCGTGTGGGAGGAGGACTTGCGGCTTTTTCCCGACCTCCAGGCGGGACTCGAGAACCCGGTGCTCCCGTCGCCGGGGCTGATTTCAAGGCGCGAGGAACGAATTCACCATTTCCAGCGCTGGGTTGTCGATCGATTGGCTGACGCTGCAGACGGTTCCACAGCAGTCAGCACGCAGTCGAATGCGGGAGGGGTGGCATGA
- a CDS encoding SDR family oxidoreductase, which yields MIDLSGKVALVTGSSRGIGRACALRLAEAGADVVVNFVTSGREADAVAAEIAALGRRVACVRADVGQEEDVDDMIGFVRESFGRLDILVHNAATGGFRPLAATSQRHFDAAMHTNVLSLVHLLKASAPLLEGGPGRGKVVVLSSHGTHMALPMYGLIGGTKAALTALSRHWALELGDRGVNVNIVEAGLVDTDSTRRLPGAAEMFAGRTSKTMVGPRQLEATDVADAVLFLASPLADLVQGQTLVVDGGAAIHV from the coding sequence ATGATCGACCTGTCGGGGAAAGTGGCCCTGGTCACCGGTTCGAGCCGCGGCATCGGAAGGGCCTGCGCACTGCGGCTCGCCGAGGCGGGGGCCGACGTGGTGGTGAACTTCGTCACCAGCGGCCGTGAGGCCGACGCCGTCGCCGCCGAGATCGCGGCGCTCGGCAGGCGCGTGGCCTGTGTCCGGGCCGACGTCGGCCAGGAGGAGGACGTCGACGACATGATCGGCTTCGTCCGCGAGTCGTTCGGGCGCCTCGACATCCTCGTCCACAACGCCGCCACCGGCGGGTTCCGCCCGCTGGCCGCCACGTCGCAGCGCCACTTCGATGCCGCGATGCACACCAACGTCCTTTCGCTGGTCCACCTCCTCAAGGCGTCGGCGCCGCTTCTCGAGGGGGGCCCGGGACGCGGCAAGGTGGTCGTGCTCTCCAGCCACGGCACCCACATGGCGCTGCCGATGTATGGATTGATCGGCGGCACGAAGGCGGCGCTGACCGCGCTGTCGCGGCACTGGGCGCTCGAGCTCGGAGACCGTGGCGTGAACGTCAACATCGTCGAGGCGGGGCTGGTCGATACCGACTCCACGCGCCGCCTCCCCGGCGCCGCCGAGATGTTCGCCGGCCGGACGAGCAAGACGATGGTCGGCCCGCGCCAGCTCGAGGCGACCGACGTCGCCGACGCGGTGCTGTTTCTCGCCAGTCCCCTCGCCGATCTCGTGCAGGGCCAGACGCTCGTGGTCGACGGCGGCGCGGCGATCCACGTCTGA
- a CDS encoding NAD-dependent epimerase/dehydratase family protein: MAPDRSYLLLTGATGLLGRSLLRDLAAAGRRVAVLVRGSKTADAAARVDELLADWQEVAGAVVECPVVLEGDITRPGLGLDPAAADWVARHVGEVVHSAASLSFERRPSDDEPYASNVRGTANVLDACRTAGIRRLHHVSSAYVCGLREGRILETELDIGQTPGNDYERSKIDSETAAVSAPFLDVVTVHRPSIIVGDLVTGFTNTFHGFYKPLRIVQPFVEAFVQARLAPGSLLDVLGMSGREAKNLVPVDWVSAVMTRIIQDPSAHGRTYHLATDHPTPSGRLCRLFEELVVAMAAERSAGRAGAAPRPPAFDPATLGRLFGDQMHVYRAYWRDDPRFDTSHTRAFAPDLPAPQLDDETIRRLCRFAIGSGFRWPPPGRPAPGPGARGALVERLGAPRWSAAPAGPCAGLAVAGAGGGQWTLGSGADGRPTWHVGLPAPGAPVVRLTAARLAHACDERHPAAALDGALVEGTTAADRQVAVDLLTAVVMRAPGASAPAERPAGSRPLAAVR, from the coding sequence ATGGCCCCCGACCGCTCCTACCTCCTGCTCACCGGCGCCACCGGCCTCCTCGGCCGGTCGCTGCTCCGCGATCTCGCCGCCGCCGGGCGGCGCGTGGCGGTGCTGGTGCGCGGCTCGAAGACGGCCGACGCCGCCGCACGCGTCGACGAGCTGCTCGCTGACTGGCAGGAGGTCGCAGGCGCCGTCGTCGAGTGCCCGGTCGTGCTCGAGGGCGACATCACCCGCCCCGGGCTCGGCCTCGACCCGGCCGCCGCCGACTGGGTGGCGCGCCACGTCGGCGAGGTGGTCCACTCGGCGGCGAGCCTGTCGTTCGAACGGCGCCCGAGCGACGACGAGCCCTACGCGAGCAACGTCCGCGGCACCGCCAACGTCCTCGACGCCTGTCGGACCGCCGGGATCCGCCGGCTCCACCACGTCAGCAGCGCCTACGTGTGCGGCCTCCGCGAGGGGCGGATCCTCGAGACCGAGCTCGACATCGGCCAGACCCCGGGCAACGACTACGAGCGCAGCAAGATCGACTCGGAGACGGCTGCGGTCTCGGCGCCGTTTCTCGACGTGGTCACCGTCCACCGGCCGAGCATCATCGTCGGTGACCTGGTCACCGGGTTCACCAACACGTTCCACGGGTTCTACAAGCCGCTGCGGATCGTGCAGCCGTTCGTCGAGGCGTTCGTCCAGGCGCGGCTCGCCCCGGGCAGCCTCCTCGACGTGCTTGGGATGAGCGGCCGCGAGGCCAAGAACCTCGTGCCGGTCGACTGGGTCTCGGCGGTGATGACCCGGATCATCCAAGACCCGTCGGCCCATGGGCGCACCTACCACCTGGCCACCGATCATCCGACCCCGTCGGGGCGGCTGTGCCGGCTGTTCGAGGAGCTGGTGGTCGCGATGGCCGCCGAGCGTTCCGCCGGCCGCGCGGGTGCCGCCCCGCGCCCGCCGGCGTTCGACCCGGCCACGCTCGGCCGGCTGTTCGGCGACCAGATGCACGTCTACCGCGCCTACTGGCGCGACGACCCGCGCTTCGACACCAGCCACACCCGCGCCTTCGCCCCCGATCTCCCCGCGCCGCAGCTCGACGACGAGACGATCCGGCGCCTGTGCCGATTCGCGATCGGCAGCGGCTTCCGCTGGCCCCCTCCGGGGCGCCCGGCGCCCGGGCCGGGCGCGCGGGGGGCACTCGTGGAGCGTCTCGGCGCACCGCGGTGGAGCGCCGCACCGGCCGGCCCCTGCGCGGGCCTCGCCGTGGCGGGTGCCGGCGGTGGGCAGTGGACGCTCGGCAGCGGCGCCGACGGGCGTCCGACGTGGCACGTCGGTCTCCCGGCGCCGGGCGCCCCGGTCGTCCGCCTTACCGCCGCGCGGCTTGCCCACGCCTGCGACGAGCGCCATCCGGCCGCGGCCCTCGACGGGGCACTCGTCGAGGGGACCACCGCGGCCGATCGCCAGGTGGCGGTCGACCTGCTCACGGCCGTCGTCATGCGAGCGCCCGGCGCTTCCGCGCCCGCGGAGCGGCCCGCCGGCTCCCGGCCACTGGCGGCAGTTCGCTGA
- a CDS encoding FkbM family methyltransferase produces MTTTAPPPRGLVEMVLPDGRAVLTLCRDNTAIAYGEIFSERIYELFGITLEDGATVIDVGANVGLAVIWVGDKIAHGTVHAVEPIPATFAALEANVARHVRLDVHLHAAGASNRAGTAEFTFYPLTSTSSSMYPDDSAAAHAESRAFIRADIEKRIGFLARLAPGRLLERVAERIRRHYQAAVTVPCRLLRISDLFAAHGLERVDLLKIDVEGAEFDAVAGIDAAHWPRIRQVIVEVHEGTAACDRMEALLAAAGFTTARYQQAPTIFPRHWLVYARRSAATRSVAHAHTEECLS; encoded by the coding sequence ATGACGACCACCGCGCCGCCCCCCCGTGGCCTCGTCGAGATGGTCCTCCCCGACGGCCGGGCCGTGCTCACGTTGTGCCGCGACAACACCGCGATCGCCTACGGGGAGATCTTCTCCGAGCGGATCTACGAGCTGTTCGGGATCACGCTCGAAGACGGCGCGACGGTGATCGACGTCGGCGCCAACGTCGGCCTGGCGGTGATCTGGGTCGGCGATAAGATCGCGCACGGCACCGTCCACGCCGTCGAGCCGATCCCGGCGACGTTCGCCGCGCTCGAGGCCAACGTCGCCCGCCACGTGCGCCTCGACGTCCACCTCCACGCTGCCGGCGCGTCGAACCGGGCCGGAACGGCGGAATTCACCTTCTACCCGCTGACGAGCACCAGTTCCTCGATGTACCCCGACGACTCGGCGGCGGCCCACGCCGAGTCACGGGCGTTCATCCGCGCCGACATCGAGAAGCGGATCGGCTTCCTCGCCCGGCTCGCCCCCGGCCGGCTCCTCGAGCGCGTCGCCGAGCGGATCCGCCGCCACTACCAGGCCGCCGTCACCGTTCCCTGCCGGTTGCTGCGGATCTCCGACCTGTTCGCCGCCCACGGCCTCGAGCGCGTCGACCTGCTCAAGATCGACGTCGAGGGGGCGGAGTTCGACGCCGTCGCCGGGATCGACGCGGCGCACTGGCCGCGGATCCGCCAGGTGATCGTCGAGGTCCACGAGGGCACCGCCGCCTGCGACCGGATGGAGGCCCTGCTCGCCGCCGCCGGGTTCACGACGGCGCGCTACCAGCAGGCCCCTACGATCTTCCCGCGCCACTGGCTCGTCTATGCCAGGCGGTCCGCCGCCACCAGGTCCGTCGCCCACGCTCACACCGAGGAGTGCCTGTCATGA